The sequence AAGATTTAGCTTTTGaaggtttttatttttcctataataaatcaataattaacaTTTCAATTGGTGATGTTAATTGTCAAGTTACAAGTAGtactttttataatattaactGTACTCTTTTGGCACCAATAGATCTTACTTTAATTGATATTGTATCATTTATAACAGTTGGTAATTTAACAACTCAGTTCACTTTAAATCCAGGtgttacaaataatttactaTATTGTATTAATGGATGTGGTGGAAATGGAATTTGTTTTTCCGATATTGGTAAATGTAAATGTGATTCGACTCATCAAGGTGATGATTGTTCATTACCATATATTGAATGTCCAATTAATTGTACCAATTTAAGTGTATGTAATAATGTAACTGGTGAATGTTCATGTCCATCATTCTTAATTTGGAGCGGTATTGATTGCTCATTTCCATTACATACAATATCTGCAGTTTCACCAAGTGATATCAATGGTGGTAGTGCTTCAATTTATGGTTGGTTTGGTAATATTCATAATGACCCACAAGTTTTCATTGGTACTAAACAATGTATaccaatttataatatatctGAAAGtgaaattatttgtaaagcACCACCAGGTACAGGTTTAAAATCAGTAAGTgtaattcaaaattcaatcaatgtgacatcaaaagatatttatcaatattattcaaatgataaacaaTGTCCAAATCATTGTACATCGACATCAAATGGCATTTGTAATACAACAACTGGATATTGTAATTGTATTGGAAGATGGAGCGGTTATGATTGTAGTTTATATTCTAATCCAAGTGGCGGTGGCGATAATAGTGGTGGATTACCAGGATCTAATACAACAATAGATGGTAATACTGGTAATACAAATATTACACTGGTAATACAAATATTACAAATCAACACacaaattatcaaattttaattacaaaATTAATAGAGATAGATTTCAATGGTAATCAAATCAATGAAtatctattattaaataaatggtCAATAATTTCGAATATTAGTAAAACAGTTTACAcattcaatcaatcaattcaaaatgaTAAATGTAATATCACATATACAATTGAAGAAGTTAATAAAGATAGAGATGTATCATTTGCgggtattaattttaaattaacaaGTGGATCAGTTAAAATGACagtatcaattgaaaattatcaatattcaagtaatttaaatacattacaattacaaatgaaatcaagtgtaaatgaaattcaaataaatcatgAAATGAATGATTGTAACAATGATCAAATTGAAATCAATAATACACCAAATCAatataattcattaaattatataacaattaaaaaagatgcaaaagttttaaatggTAGATTTATAGACAGAATCGAAAGTGATGGTATATCAACATTTATGCAAACTGTATTagtatcaaaatcaaatgacTCAATTACAGTTGGTATGAATTTACCTCATTGTACAAAGAAATGTTTATTAGATCCTGATTTCTCTGTATTGGTTAGTCCTGAATTCGTTGATGAATGTGATAATGATCgaaaatccttttttttaccaGTTGTTATAGTGGTTcctattgtttttttaattttaataattatttttgtagttattactataaaaaaaagatatgttgagatgtatttatttaaatcaaaaataaaacaattggcaaacttaaaaaatattaaaataaataaaaaaacagaattataataaataaaaatttgattaacaggattcattttaaaaaatttttaaatatcttccaaacaaatccaaatatccattttcttttttttaaaaacaaatcaacACTGAAAATTCTTAAGTTTGTACGGCCGTACACAAAGTAATTTTATGCACACCTATTTTACCTTTATTTTCcctttatttttacatttttttttttttggtgaattttttagaaaaaaaaaaaaaagaaataaaaaaaacgaaaaaaaaaaatcaaacacCGCAATTACCTTCCGGCaaaacattaaaataaaaaaataaaaataagatatttttttttaatattttcatttttgtgTCTGTTCGGTGTTTCAACCAAAATTTTAATCTATTAATcgttttgtttaaaaaaaaaaaaaatgttaaaatgttgggaaaaagtttttttttttttttttttaattttaatttattttattttataataattttatttattttatttattttatttaattttaattaattttattttatttatttttcaaaatatatctccaaattaaaatgttgaattttattcaaaaaatttcaaaatctgggtgtaattttttttatttatttttaattttaattttaattaatttttcaaatccaAAAGTAAATTCTcaaacattaaataaaaatgaatatgatTGTTTAAAGAGTTTGTTAACAAATTTGGGATCAATCaataaagttaaaattaatacaacatctttagaatatttattttgtggTACATTGGAATTTCTATCACCAAatgttaaaatattttgtaatgaaggttcaatttcaaaattaagtGTAGGACAAGCTAATTTCACATATACAGTAACTGATGATTTTtcatgttttaaaaatatgacTAATTTATCTGTTGATAATATTGTTTatgataaagataaattttataattcatATCCTCCAAATGCAAaagaattttcatttgatggCACTGATTTAGTTTATGGAACTATTtcaccaattattaaaatttttgactCAATGTCAATACAAAATATaccaacaataattaaattttcttgGTATTTAAATACAACTAAAATGTaagtttaaaattaattattattattattattttaatgaatactaataaaatttttttttttatcatttttatttttcctatttaaaaaaaaaaaagtgtaatAGCCTCTTTCGTACCTTTTAAAGGATATTTTTTagtttcatttgataatgatctTGATGGTTCAAAAATTTGGGATTGTtctattttaattcattctCTAAATGTtccatcattaaattttattacagGTGAAATTACTTTAAATCTAATGTTAGATTACGATCAATCATCATGGGGAAATATTACAACTTTTGGAGGAATGAGATATATGTCTCTAATatcttcaaatttatcatatTTTCCAttagaattttcaaatttaagatctgaagttttaaaatctatgtatgtaattataaaaaaaaaaaaaaaaaaaaaaaaaaaaaaaacctgacaaaaaaaaaaaaaaaagatttattgaAATACCATTTTTAGCAGTATCttcaaaaattgatttatcattaataggaaaatcattagaatcattatatttttttcatccaaataattttacattTGGTGGTTTATTTCCAATAATTTTACCATCAAATGAagcatttaaaaaattggaatttgTTTATGgaaatattgaaatattagatctttcattatttacaaatgttgaaacattatcattaaaatgtAATTTAATGTCCAATGGTTTTCCTTCAAGTTTCAATAGAACAATTCatagaaaattaaaacacaTTGATATAAGCAATAATAGTATTACAGGTACAATTGATGATTCATTTTGTCAATTGGAAATCATTGttacaaataattcaatgaCAGGTTTAATTCCAACTTGTTTTACATGTTTCTTTGGATTACCAgaaataaatttagaaagatattttattggaaataattttataaatttaaatacacCTTCTTCACCATGTaagtgttttattttttattttttattttttatttttttattttaatttgtttttttttactaattcCATTTatgatatatatatatatttgtatttaagCAATTATCATTCCAAAtatagtttttaataatacttcAATTATTGAGGGTTCAATAGTTTTTtatgaatatttaatatttggtgAAAATTTAGGTGGTAGTTGGGTTCCATTTACAGCTGTCTCTGATTCTGTAGGAACACCAATGATTATTTCAATGATTGAGccaaatagtttatttaaattattttgcaATGGAGAGCCCAAGTTTCCTTTAAACTTATCATACAGTAAGTCTAACCCAAACTATACATTTACTTTATCATTGGGAATACcaccaatattaaatttagtaGATTGGCAATCAAGTACAACTGATTTAGTAATAGATGGTTCATTCTTTACATATAATAGttctataattaatattacaattggtaatgaaaattgtttggttacaaatacaaatttttatcaaattaaatGTACACTTTCAAATGTTATAGATCAATCATTAGAGGATATTATATCATATATTAcaaatggtaatttaataACTCAATTCACTTTAAATCCAGGTGTAAtaaatacaattttaaattgtactgaaaattataatgattgtaatggtaatggatATTGTTTATCTGATATTGGTAAATGTAAATGTGATCCAACCCATCAAGGTGGTGATTGCTCTTTGCCATATATAGAATGTTTAAATGATTGTAATAATGTTGGTCAATGTAATAATCAAACTGGTATTTGCTCGTGTCCAATCTCTCCTTATGAATGGAGTGGTATTGATTGTTCAATTCCATTACATACAATATCTGCAGTTTCACCAAGTGATACCAATGGTGGTAGCGCTTCAATTTATGGTTGGTTTAGTAATAATCATACTTATCTACAAGTTTTCATTGGTAATAAACAATGTATaccaatttataatatatctAAAAGtgaaattatttgtaaagcACCACCAAGTACAGGTTTAAAATCAGTTAGTgtaattcaaaattcaatcaatgtaacatcaaaagatatttatcaatattattcaaatgataaacaaTGTCCAAATCATTGTACATCGACATCAAATGGCATTTGTAATACAACAACTGGATATTGTAATTGTATTGGAAGATGGAGCGGTTATGATTGTAGTTTATATTCAAATCCAAGTGGTGGTGGCGATAATAGTGGTGGATTACCAGGATCAAATACAACAATAGATGGTAATACTGGTAATACAAATATTACAAATCAACAaacaaattatcaaattttaattacaaaATTAATAGAGATAGATTTCAATGGTAATCAAATCAATGAAtatctattattaaataaatggtcaataatttcaaatattagtAAAACAGTTTACACATTcattcaatcaattcaaaatgaTAAATGTAATATCACATAtacaattgatgaaattaataaagatagAGACACAACTTTCGCaggtattaattttaaattaacaaGTGGATCAGTTAAAATGACAGTATCAATTGAAAACTATCAATATTCaagtaatttaaatacattacaattacaaatgaaatcaagtgtaaatgaaattcaaacaaataatgaaaatgattgtaACAATGATCAAATTGAAATCAATAATACACCAAATCAagataattcattaaattatatgacaattaaaaaagatgcaaaagttttaaatggTAGATTTATAGACAGAATCGAAAGTGATGGTATATCAACATTTATGCAAACTGTGTTagtatcaaaatcaaatgattcaattacaGTTGGTATGAATTTACCTCATTGTACAAAGAAATGTTTATTAGATCCTGATTTCTCTGTATTGGTTAGTCCTGAATTCGTTGATGAATgtggtggtgataatgatCGAAAATCCTGGTTTTTACCAGTTGTTATAGTGGTTcctattgtttttttaaccttaataattatttttgtagttattactataaaaaaaagatttgttgagatgtatttatttaaatcaaaaataaaacaattggcaaacttaaataaataaaaacaaaaaacagaattacaaataaaagtaaaaaaaaaaaaaaaaaaaatttttaattaaattgtttattttattgacaTAAAAGGTTAAATCacataaatatttattctcTTTTTATTTGTGTTGATTTTGTAAAGCAATCTTCAAAAAATGCATTGAAAATAGGTAAAAAATGATGTTTTCGAAATGATGTTGTGTCCAATTGGGTTgggtgataatttaaatttgcatacaaaaaaaaaaaaaaaaaaaaaaaagaaaaaaaaaattgcaaCACCTGATTTGTAATTTACCAACAAAATAAGTAGTCAAAAACCTGGAAAATAGAAAAGAAGGaggaaataaaataaaaaaataaataaaaaaaaaaaataaaaaaataaaaaaataaaaaggcaTGAAACAGTGCAGTggtttgaaaataatttctttttttttaattttattttttcaaaacagtaaaatttttatttttttttttatttttttttaataaaacgcttaacaaaaaaaaaaaaaaaatcaagcattgttttttttttatccccACCAACACATCATCAAAAAAACACATAAAActgatataaaaaattttaaaaaaaaaaaaattatttttaatatttacacCGCACAACTATTTATAGTTCacattaaacaaaaataaaaaaataaataaaaataaaaataaaaaaataaaaataaaaaaaataaaaaacaaaaaaaaataaaaaaataaattaaaaaaaaaaaaaaagaaaaaaaaaacacacagATAACCCGGggtcttttattttttctttttttctgttGTCAATcataatttgtaaaaaataaaaaataaaaataaacacacacacacaacgaattttattaatcatataaattatttataacaaaaaaaaagctttttttttttttttttttttatcaaacaataataaattaataaaacaataataaaaaatggatCCATTGTCAATATCAATGGAGAGTAAAGTTGTATTATTAGGTAGTTCAGATGTTGGGAAAACTGCTCTATCACTTCGTTATGTTGATGGAATATTTCCTAAACGTTTAACTTCAACAATAGGAGCATCCTTTTTAACGCGGACAATgtatgtaaataaataaataaataaataaataaataaataaataaataaataaataaataaataaatattctcAACActgttttgaaaataaaaataaaaaataaaaaataaaaaataaaaaatctcaTTACTTACAATTGTCACAcacaataatttttaaaaaaaaaataataataatcataataatgtGAAAATACTTTTAGAAATATAGaaggaaataaaattaaatatctaATATGGGATAGTGCTGGACAAGATAGATTTCGAAGTTTAGCTACACTTTATTATCGTGGTGCATGTGTTGCAATTTTAGTATTTGATATAACTCAACAAAAAACATTTGATATAGTTAAAGGATGGgttgaagaattaaaagc comes from Dictyostelium discoideum AX4 chromosome 2 chromosome, whole genome shotgun sequence and encodes:
- a CDS encoding hypothetical protein (Similar to Homo sapiens (Human). Tenascin (TN) (Hexabrachion) (Cytotactin) (Neuronectin) (GMEM) (JI) (Miotendinous antigen) (Glioma-associated-extracellular matrix antigen) (GP 150-225) (Tenascin-C) (TN-C)); translated protein: MLNFIQKISKSGCNFFYLFLILILINFSNPKVNSQTLNKNEYDCLKSLLTNLGSINKVKINTTSLEYLFCGTLEFLSPNVKIFCNEGSISKLSVGQANFTYTVTDDFSCFKNMTNLSVDNIVYDKDKFYNSYPPNAKEFSFDGTDLVYGTISPIIKIFDSMSIQNIPTIIKFSWYLNTTKIVIASFVPFKGYFLVSFDNDLDGSKIWDCSILIHSLNVPSLNFITGEITLNLMLDYDQSSWGNITTFGGMRYMSLISSNLSYFPLEFSNLRSEVLKSIFIEIPFLAVSSKIDLSLIGKSLESLYFFHPNNFTFGGLFPIILPSNEAFKKLEFVYGNIEILDLSLFTNVETLSLKCNLMSNGFPSSFNRTIHRKLKHIDISNNSITGTIDDSFCQLEIIVTNNSMTGLIPTCFTCFFGLPEINLERYFIGNNFINLNTPSSPSIIIPNIVFNNTSIIEGSIVFYEYLIFGENLGGSWVPFTAVSDSVGTPMIISMIEPNSLFKLFCNGEPKFPLNLSYSKSNPNYTFTLSLGIPPILNLVDWQSSTTDLVIDGSFFTYNSSIINITIGNENCLVTNTNFYQIKCTLSNVIDQSLEDIISYITNGNLITQFTLNPGVINTILNCTENYNDCNGNGYCLSDIGKCKCDPTHQGGDCSLPYIECLNDCNNVGQCNNQTGICSCPISPYEWSGIDCSIPLHTISAVSPSDTNGGSASIYGWFSNNHTYLQVFIGNKQCIPIYNISKSEIICKAPPSTGLKSVSVIQNSINVTSKDIYQYYSNDKQCPNHCTSTSNGICNTTTGYCNCIGRWSGYDCSLYSNPSGGGDNSGGLPGSNTTIDGNTGNTNITNQQTNYQILITKLIEIDFNGNQINEYLLLNKWSIISNISKTVYTFIQSIQNDKCNITYTIDEINKDRDTTFAGINFKLTSGSVKMTVSIENYQYSSNLNTLQLQMKSSVNEIQTNNENDCNNDQIEINNTPNQDNSLNYMTIKKDAKVLNGRFIDRIESDGISTFMQTVLVSKSNDSITVGMNLPHCTKKCLLDPDFSVLVSPEFVDECGGDNDRKSWFLPVVIVVPIVFLTLIIIFVVITIKKRFVEMYLFKSKIKQLANLNK